A DNA window from Parafrankia discariae contains the following coding sequences:
- a CDS encoding SDR family NAD(P)-dependent oxidoreductase: MDLGLAGAAVVVQGGTQGMGLAAAECFAADGARVAVLARNRANLEKTVGRLLELGAADAVALPADITRPDEVTAAFDLVRDRWGELNSLVNATGPKGDRMGPFEELTDDDWLAAVDVGVLGMVRCVRAALPLLRAAEWARIVNISAHSTKRQTASLIAYTAAKSMVTSITKNLSLTLAPDEILVNTVSPGSFASEGLATWARGIGIDPEDLHAVMRGITEHFGHPAHLPRAGAPREIGAVIAFVGSRRNTYMTGANVNVDGGSDFS; the protein is encoded by the coding sequence GTGGATCTTGGCTTAGCCGGTGCCGCGGTGGTGGTACAGGGCGGCACCCAGGGTATGGGCCTCGCGGCGGCGGAATGCTTCGCCGCGGACGGGGCCAGGGTGGCCGTACTGGCCCGGAACCGGGCGAATCTGGAGAAGACCGTCGGCCGTCTGCTGGAGCTGGGGGCCGCCGACGCGGTGGCCCTGCCCGCGGACATCACCCGGCCGGACGAGGTGACCGCCGCGTTCGACCTCGTCCGCGACCGCTGGGGAGAACTGAACTCCCTGGTGAACGCGACCGGACCCAAAGGCGACCGGATGGGCCCGTTCGAAGAGCTCACGGACGACGACTGGCTGGCCGCCGTCGACGTGGGCGTGCTGGGTATGGTCCGGTGCGTGCGGGCCGCACTGCCCCTGCTGCGCGCCGCCGAGTGGGCCCGCATCGTGAACATCTCGGCGCATTCGACCAAGCGCCAGACCGCGTCGCTGATCGCGTACACCGCCGCGAAGTCGATGGTCACCAGCATCACCAAGAATCTCTCACTGACCCTGGCTCCGGACGAGATTCTCGTCAACACCGTGTCCCCGGGAAGCTTCGCCTCCGAGGGTCTGGCCACCTGGGCCCGCGGCATCGGCATCGACCCGGAGGACCTGCACGCCGTGATGCGCGGTATCACGGAACACTTCGGTCATCCCGCCCACCTTCCCCGCGCGGGCGCGCCGCGCGAGATCGGCGCCGTGATCGCCTTCGTCGGCTCGCGCCGCAACACGTACATGACCGGCGCGAACGTCAACGTCGACGGCGGCTCCGACTTCTCCTGA
- a CDS encoding TetR/AcrR family transcriptional regulator, with translation MSVSATPDEDGDDATRPRRRYDSPLRRERAVQTRERIVAAGSALVHGFPVWDWGGLTFRAVAERAGVGERTVYRHFPTERDLHNAVMRRLQEEAGVSYEGMELDDVADTTRRSFATLSSYAVARWSHPDPSQPALVDEDRARRDALLDAVIPQTADWSEAERQTAAAMLDVLWNVPSYERLVSVWEFDGDAATGAISWVIGLVVEAIRDGRRPSSP, from the coding sequence ATGAGCGTCTCGGCAACACCTGACGAGGACGGCGACGACGCCACCCGGCCCCGGCGGCGCTACGACAGTCCGTTGCGCCGCGAACGGGCTGTCCAGACACGTGAACGCATCGTCGCCGCCGGCTCGGCTCTCGTCCACGGATTCCCCGTCTGGGACTGGGGCGGCCTGACCTTCCGCGCGGTGGCGGAGCGCGCCGGGGTGGGCGAACGCACCGTCTACCGGCACTTCCCCACCGAGCGCGACCTGCACAACGCCGTCATGCGCCGGCTGCAGGAGGAGGCCGGCGTCTCCTACGAGGGGATGGAGCTGGACGACGTCGCGGACACCACCCGGCGGTCGTTCGCGACGCTGTCGTCGTACGCGGTCGCGCGGTGGAGCCACCCGGACCCATCCCAGCCGGCCCTCGTCGACGAGGACAGGGCACGCCGCGACGCCCTGCTCGACGCCGTCATCCCCCAGACCGCCGACTGGTCCGAGGCCGAGCGCCAGACCGCGGCGGCCATGCTCGACGTGCTGTGGAACGTGCCATCCTACGAACGCCTGGTCAGCGTGTGGGAGTTCGACGGCGACGCCGCGACGGGCGCCATCAGCTGGGTCATCGGCCTCGTGGTGGAGGCCATCCGCGACGGGCGCCGCCCGAGCTCGCCCTAG
- a CDS encoding TerD family protein: MVAVPTLPKGANTVIPTEVVTAVVSSASGEPVDVCAVLVTSAGQVRSDADIVFYNQPRHSSGAVSLVSAGAGGTLTVALPDVEPDIVTVVIAGSVDDGTFAGVDGLRVRVNGTAGRPLVEFASATTDPVTTMVFGEIYRRGDGWKFRAVGQGWASGLAGLARSFGIAVEEEEEEEPEKTTGNGASAGRGATAGNGATTGIAASPPAPGTPTGPSASARRADWYPDPAAPGLLRWWDGTAWASRTRQPFVESEATCGRCGAAKRRRLFSAPVPCAACEDEIRRVLADWRRRLVEAVDAGPGAPGLDALWADLRFQLVPEAAGQQVFRSVALGHLQRVVTFAFGDEIIEEHEYQLFEDEVRRLGLADAGVVDPAVEEMRRRLRRGLDLSRIRNGELPRETSSTLHLDLDEIVHLDTDVVQVRQLASGPRHTPGRLVVSNRKLRFLAQNGGGTETAWSKIVAVAAGYGTIDVSATTSRGGGTYQVGDPEYVAAVLAGTLRIARRLVIAPGARDSRAISQVVKAEVWQRDGGACVQCRATEYLEFDHVIPHSRGGASSVNNLQLLCRRCNQEKGARI, from the coding sequence ATGGTCGCTGTACCGACCCTGCCGAAGGGCGCCAACACCGTCATCCCGACGGAGGTCGTGACGGCCGTCGTGAGCTCGGCGTCGGGCGAGCCGGTGGATGTCTGCGCCGTGCTGGTGACGAGCGCCGGCCAGGTCCGGTCCGACGCCGACATCGTGTTCTACAACCAGCCGCGGCACAGCTCCGGCGCGGTCAGCCTCGTCTCGGCGGGTGCCGGTGGCACGCTGACCGTCGCCCTGCCGGACGTCGAGCCCGACATCGTCACCGTGGTGATCGCCGGATCGGTCGACGACGGCACCTTCGCCGGGGTCGACGGGTTGCGGGTGCGGGTCAACGGCACCGCTGGCCGGCCACTCGTCGAGTTCGCGTCCGCGACGACCGACCCGGTGACGACGATGGTCTTCGGCGAGATCTACCGCCGGGGCGACGGATGGAAGTTCCGCGCCGTCGGTCAGGGCTGGGCCAGCGGCCTCGCCGGCCTGGCCCGCAGCTTCGGGATCGCCGTCGAGGAAGAAGAGGAAGAGGAACCGGAAAAGACCACCGGGAACGGTGCGAGCGCCGGAAGGGGCGCGACGGCCGGGAACGGCGCGACCACCGGCATCGCGGCGTCGCCACCCGCGCCGGGTACGCCGACCGGGCCGTCGGCGTCGGCGCGCCGGGCCGACTGGTATCCCGACCCCGCGGCGCCCGGCCTGCTGCGCTGGTGGGACGGCACGGCCTGGGCGTCCCGCACCAGGCAGCCCTTCGTCGAGTCGGAGGCGACCTGCGGCCGGTGCGGCGCGGCGAAGCGGCGGCGCCTGTTCTCGGCACCGGTGCCCTGCGCGGCCTGTGAGGACGAGATCCGGCGTGTCCTGGCCGACTGGCGGCGGCGGCTCGTCGAGGCCGTGGACGCCGGTCCCGGCGCGCCCGGGTTGGACGCGCTGTGGGCCGACCTGCGCTTCCAGCTGGTGCCGGAGGCCGCCGGTCAGCAGGTGTTCCGGTCGGTCGCGCTCGGCCACCTCCAGCGGGTCGTCACCTTCGCGTTCGGTGACGAGATCATCGAGGAGCACGAGTACCAGCTCTTCGAGGACGAGGTCCGCCGCCTGGGCCTCGCCGACGCGGGCGTCGTGGACCCGGCCGTCGAGGAGATGCGCCGCAGGCTGCGCCGGGGGCTCGACCTCTCCCGCATCCGCAACGGGGAGCTGCCGCGGGAGACGTCCTCGACGCTGCACCTCGATCTCGACGAGATCGTGCATCTGGACACCGACGTCGTGCAGGTCCGCCAGCTCGCGAGCGGTCCGCGGCACACCCCCGGACGTCTGGTCGTCAGCAACCGCAAGCTGCGGTTCCTGGCCCAGAACGGCGGCGGTACGGAGACCGCCTGGTCGAAGATCGTGGCCGTCGCGGCGGGTTACGGCACCATCGACGTCTCGGCGACGACGAGCCGTGGCGGTGGCACCTACCAGGTGGGGGACCCCGAGTACGTGGCGGCGGTCCTCGCCGGCACGCTGCGGATCGCCCGCCGGCTGGTGATCGCGCCCGGTGCCCGGGACAGCCGGGCGATCTCCCAGGTGGTGAAGGCCGAGGTCTGGCAGCGTGACGGCGGCGCGTGCGTGCAGTGCCGGGCCACCGAGTACCTGGAGTTCGACCACGTCATCCCGCACAGCCGGGGCGGGGCCAGCAGCGTGAACAACCTCCAGCTGCTCTGCCGCCGCTGTAACCAGGAGAAGGGCGCCCGGATCTGA
- a CDS encoding SIR2 family NAD-dependent protein deacylase: MSTQIPDALDRAATLLGAADALLVCAGAGMGVDSGLPDFRGDTGFWQAYPPYARLRLSFARLADPIHFGADPTLAWGFYGHRLGLYRATVPHAGFDVLRRWGARLPGGMWVFTSNVDGQFQRAGFADVAEVHGSIHHLQCTVPCGAEVWPADDVHVDVDPETMRAREPLPRCPRCDALARPNILMFGDWNWLGARSERALRACSAWLDGPEHGLDGPAGAGRRLVVVEIGAGTAVPTVRRMAESAAGGRLIRVNPAPGGLPPGSGVSVPLGALAALTELDARLPA, translated from the coding sequence GTGAGCACACAGATTCCCGACGCGCTCGACCGGGCTGCCACGCTGCTCGGCGCGGCCGACGCGCTGCTCGTCTGCGCCGGGGCGGGCATGGGGGTGGATTCCGGCCTGCCCGACTTCCGCGGTGACACCGGCTTCTGGCAGGCGTACCCGCCCTACGCCCGGCTGCGGCTGTCGTTCGCGCGGCTCGCCGACCCGATTCACTTCGGCGCCGACCCGACCCTGGCCTGGGGCTTCTACGGCCACCGCCTCGGCCTGTACCGGGCGACCGTGCCGCACGCGGGGTTCGACGTCCTGCGCCGGTGGGGTGCCCGGCTGCCCGGTGGGATGTGGGTGTTCACCTCGAATGTGGACGGCCAGTTCCAACGGGCCGGCTTCGCCGATGTGGCCGAGGTCCACGGCTCGATCCACCATCTTCAGTGCACGGTCCCCTGCGGGGCGGAGGTCTGGCCCGCCGACGACGTCCACGTCGACGTCGACCCGGAGACGATGCGGGCGCGGGAGCCGTTGCCGCGCTGCCCGCGGTGCGACGCGCTGGCCCGGCCGAACATCCTGATGTTCGGGGACTGGAACTGGCTCGGGGCGCGCTCCGAGCGGGCGCTGCGCGCCTGTTCGGCCTGGCTGGACGGACCGGAGCACGGGCTGGACGGACCGGCGGGCGCCGGGCGCCGGCTGGTGGTCGTCGAGATCGGGGCGGGGACGGCGGTGCCCACCGTGCGCCGGATGGCCGAGTCCGCGGCGGGCGGCCGGTTGATTCGCGTCAACCCGGCCCCGGGCGGACTCCCACCCGGGTCGGGCGTCTCGGTGCCGCTCGGCGCGCTCGCGGCCCTCACCGAGCTGGACGCCCGACTGCCGGCGTGA
- a CDS encoding effector-associated domain 2-containing protein, protein MIERRLVDVLDGIVDLDSERSRLLLARLVGREMGGRIRVTDLPNPRQWLVRLVEICAERPGGITALATAVTDLEPDGTTTPEIARLATRWEQAGMSVPEPTRPSGHGPRPGQPAPGIASTGGVASTGGVAGTGAAAVTSATEDDTQPTKIEVTRNVRGFSDEETRALAAAFPEQIDAKNLLVAAGLPSEQQPGWSVRNARDFWTEVNQFLTAGGLVDGRRRILAAAAAHRPENPHFGGFSSHRLC, encoded by the coding sequence GTGATCGAGAGACGCCTGGTCGACGTCCTGGACGGAATAGTCGATCTCGACTCGGAACGCAGCCGCCTGCTGCTGGCCCGGTTGGTCGGGCGTGAGATGGGCGGGCGAATCCGGGTCACCGACCTTCCGAACCCACGGCAGTGGCTGGTCCGCCTGGTGGAGATCTGCGCCGAGCGGCCGGGCGGAATAACCGCTCTCGCCACGGCCGTCACCGATCTCGAGCCCGACGGTACGACCACACCGGAGATCGCGCGCCTCGCGACCCGCTGGGAACAGGCGGGCATGTCCGTTCCCGAGCCCACCCGCCCGTCCGGGCACGGTCCGCGACCCGGGCAGCCCGCCCCCGGCATCGCCAGTACAGGCGGTGTCGCCAGTACAGGCGGTGTCGCCGGCACAGGCGCGGCCGCGGTCACCAGCGCCACGGAAGACGACACGCAACCGACAAAGATCGAAGTTACTCGGAACGTGCGTGGATTCTCCGACGAAGAGACGCGGGCACTGGCCGCGGCGTTCCCGGAGCAGATCGACGCCAAGAACCTTCTCGTCGCGGCCGGGCTTCCATCCGAACAGCAGCCTGGCTGGTCGGTCCGCAACGCGCGGGACTTCTGGACCGAGGTGAACCAGTTCCTGACCGCCGGCGGTCTCGTCGACGGCCGGCGACGGATTCTGGCCGCGGCCGCCGCCCACCGGCCCGAAAACCCGCACTTCGGGGGTTTCTCGTCGCATCGGCTGTGCTGA
- a CDS encoding VMAP-C domain-containing protein, with amino-acid sequence MTGEVDSRPRAPRAVRLSRLRSAAERQIIDILDDCPDLHPTDSRLLLLRRCSAWSGRRLGVADLPQSRQWFVDLVGRIGREGDFEGLVQAVADLTRDDVLTARLRRLADEWQAADVAADAPEGLWEELRHELSMVPATEVADVLHHVTQGRHSGFDSTHCATAWDLLVYLADRSAAPDRLRPHVEFLEHLVDHIDQRVARRMEAWHRAAAGTWQATAALRSLQLGRAGHPDRSDRRRQAVLTLQLEQTGTRDDLYRLRWWHQWDRSDDVFHPGPPDVVARPELERAVEAAVGLFERSLAGRGVEAVIEVILPFGLLGLRVESFLLDSGSGLPAPLALRYPVVLRSLDRMRQPGWHRVWRLRWQVLTEEPDRARVVRCEPAGAGPHHLEALLVTDEGAVAVVLDSGPDAYHPAPRHEQLLVALRCGIPGILWSYSADVGDAAADIHKFAGAQNVGSLPERVASARRSAFIESTQGNHLGGYLALLWDDPDRQPERGLAGSPGRPAKGDYRD; translated from the coding sequence GTGACCGGTGAGGTTGACTCCCGCCCTCGCGCGCCCCGCGCAGTCCGGCTCAGCCGGCTTCGCTCCGCCGCGGAACGGCAGATCATCGACATTCTCGACGACTGTCCCGATCTTCATCCGACCGACAGCCGGCTGCTGCTCCTGCGCAGATGCTCGGCCTGGTCCGGGCGGAGGCTGGGCGTCGCGGACCTGCCGCAGTCCCGGCAGTGGTTCGTCGACCTCGTGGGGCGGATCGGCCGCGAAGGTGACTTCGAAGGCCTCGTACAGGCCGTCGCGGACCTGACCCGGGATGACGTTCTGACAGCGCGCCTGCGACGGCTGGCCGACGAGTGGCAGGCCGCCGACGTGGCCGCCGACGCCCCCGAAGGGCTCTGGGAGGAGCTGCGGCACGAGCTCTCGATGGTGCCGGCCACCGAGGTGGCGGACGTCCTGCACCACGTCACGCAGGGCCGGCACAGCGGATTCGACAGCACGCACTGCGCGACGGCCTGGGATCTCCTGGTCTATCTGGCCGACCGGAGCGCGGCACCGGATCGGCTCCGCCCCCACGTCGAGTTCCTCGAACACCTCGTGGACCACATCGACCAGCGGGTGGCGCGGCGGATGGAGGCCTGGCACCGGGCCGCGGCCGGCACCTGGCAGGCGACGGCCGCGTTGCGTTCCCTGCAGCTGGGGCGGGCCGGTCACCCCGACCGGTCCGACCGGCGGCGGCAGGCTGTCCTGACCCTGCAGCTCGAACAGACCGGCACCAGAGACGATCTCTACCGGCTGCGGTGGTGGCACCAGTGGGACAGGTCGGACGACGTGTTCCACCCGGGCCCGCCCGACGTGGTGGCCCGCCCGGAGCTGGAGCGGGCGGTCGAGGCGGCGGTCGGGCTGTTCGAACGCTCGCTCGCGGGGCGCGGCGTGGAGGCGGTGATCGAGGTGATTCTCCCGTTCGGACTGCTCGGACTGCGGGTGGAGTCCTTCCTGCTGGACAGCGGGTCGGGGCTGCCGGCGCCCCTGGCGCTGCGTTACCCGGTCGTGCTGCGCAGCCTGGACCGGATGCGCCAGCCGGGGTGGCACCGGGTGTGGCGGTTGCGCTGGCAGGTACTCACCGAGGAACCCGACCGGGCCCGGGTCGTGCGCTGCGAGCCGGCCGGCGCCGGCCCGCACCACCTCGAGGCACTGCTGGTCACCGACGAGGGAGCCGTCGCCGTGGTGCTCGACAGCGGGCCCGACGCGTATCATCCCGCCCCGCGCCACGAACAGCTCCTGGTGGCGCTGCGCTGCGGGATCCCGGGCATTCTCTGGTCGTATTCCGCCGACGTCGGGGACGCCGCCGCGGACATCCACAAGTTCGCCGGAGCCCAGAATGTCGGCTCGCTTCCCGAGCGTGTCGCGTCGGCCCGGCGATCAGCTTTCATCGAATCCACCCAGGGCAATCATCTGGGAGGGTATCTTGCGCTGTTGTGGGATGACCCCGACAGGCAGCCGGAACGGGGGTTGGCCGGTTCCCCCGGCCGCCCCGCGAAGGGGGACTACCGTGACTGA
- a CDS encoding AAA family ATPase has product MRGNNRVWPPAPPWRAFNGGPDQPDPPTEDGEAARRLGAGGVRLLDRAALGMVNAAIVLRRPLLVTGSPGSGKSSLSYQLAMGLGLGRVLRWPITSRSTLRHGLYDYDGIGRAQAMLAAGSAGAVRQPRDPADDSIGSGRTPPGAAPPVGDFVHLGPLGTALLPHHRPRVLLVDELDKSDVDLPNDLLNVFEDGEFTLPELVQVRELTPRARVNTADPGGKATVHNGVIRCHEFPLVVITSNGEREFPPAFLRRCTRLDIPEPDPERLAELIAAHFPKEVPGRAELVERFARRRAAAGPLAADQLLNAAYLLALGADADGPDTWSDLLDHVWHRLSSDTDTG; this is encoded by the coding sequence GTGCGCGGCAACAACCGCGTCTGGCCCCCGGCACCGCCGTGGCGAGCCTTCAACGGAGGACCCGACCAGCCGGACCCACCGACGGAGGACGGCGAGGCGGCCCGGCGGCTCGGCGCGGGTGGTGTCCGGCTGTTGGACCGTGCCGCGCTCGGGATGGTGAACGCGGCCATCGTGCTGCGCCGCCCGCTGCTGGTGACCGGGAGTCCGGGCAGTGGCAAGTCGAGCCTGTCCTACCAGCTTGCCATGGGGCTGGGGCTGGGCCGGGTGCTGCGCTGGCCGATCACCAGCCGGAGCACCCTGCGCCACGGCCTGTACGACTACGACGGGATCGGGCGGGCTCAGGCGATGTTGGCCGCCGGCTCCGCCGGGGCGGTCCGCCAACCGCGGGACCCGGCGGACGATTCGATTGGCAGCGGTCGGACCCCGCCGGGCGCCGCCCCGCCCGTCGGGGACTTCGTGCATCTCGGCCCGCTCGGGACCGCGTTGTTGCCACACCACCGGCCCCGGGTGCTGCTCGTCGACGAGCTCGACAAGAGCGATGTGGATCTTCCCAACGACTTGTTGAATGTCTTCGAGGACGGTGAGTTCACACTCCCCGAGCTCGTACAGGTACGCGAGCTGACACCGCGGGCGCGGGTGAACACCGCCGACCCGGGCGGGAAGGCGACCGTGCACAACGGCGTCATCCGCTGCCACGAGTTCCCACTGGTGGTGATCACCAGCAACGGGGAACGTGAGTTCCCGCCGGCCTTCCTGCGCCGCTGCACCCGGCTCGACATTCCCGAACCCGACCCCGAGCGACTGGCCGAGCTGATCGCGGCGCACTTCCCGAAAGAGGTGCCCGGACGCGCCGAGCTCGTCGAGCGGTTCGCCCGGCGCCGGGCCGCCGCGGGCCCGCTCGCCGCCGACCAGCTTCTCAACGCGGCCTACCTGCTCGCCCTCGGCGCGGACGCCGACGGCCCCGACACCTGGTCCGACCTCCTCGATCACGTCTGGCACCGCCTCAGTTCCGACACGGATACCGGATGA